In Opitutaceae bacterium TAV5, one genomic interval encodes:
- a CDS encoding excinuclease ABC subunit B, giving the protein MASNIKCDICGKPATVHLTQIVNNKVHKVDLCEECAQAKGVTDPSGFSLSDLLHKAALTAGDTASAGALRCEACGFTEADFKKHGRFGCPQCYETFRDMVGPMLENMHKGVSHAGKVPVKSLTRKSLYDRLTELEVNLNEAVKTERYEDAAKYRDEIRQLKSTREVEELDLSKKLKN; this is encoded by the coding sequence ATGGCCTCCAACATCAAGTGCGACATTTGCGGAAAGCCCGCCACCGTACACCTCACGCAGATCGTGAACAACAAGGTGCACAAGGTGGATCTTTGCGAGGAATGCGCCCAGGCCAAGGGCGTGACCGATCCGAGCGGGTTCTCGCTTTCGGATCTCCTGCACAAGGCCGCCCTCACCGCCGGCGATACCGCTTCCGCCGGTGCGCTCCGCTGCGAGGCCTGCGGCTTCACCGAGGCCGATTTCAAGAAGCACGGTCGCTTCGGTTGCCCGCAATGCTACGAAACCTTCCGCGACATGGTCGGCCCCATGCTGGAAAACATGCACAAGGGCGTCTCCCACGCCGGCAAGGTTCCGGTCAAGTCCCTCACGCGCAAGTCGCTCTACGACCGCCTCACCGAACTGGAGGTCAACCTCAACGAGGCCGTCAAGACCGAGCGCTACGAGGACGCCGCCAAATACCGCGACGAAATCCGCCAGCTCAAATCCACGAGAGAGGTCGAGGAACTCGACCTCTCGAAAAAACTGAAAAACTGA
- a CDS encoding ATP:guanido phosphotransferase, giving the protein MNIDALLATPSELTDTANSGSKCAIVLMTRIRLARNLARHSFPGWARETDRADVLGLCREALAATAPMKRSSMQAVIGDLTELQKQMLVERHLISRELSGTKGPSGVVINRDQTFSVMINEEDHLRIQILRSGFQLKKTWTAIDALDTELEGRLDYAFDSTLGYLTACPTNLGTGLRASAMMHLPALVISGQMEKVVRAVNQLGMAVRGLFGEGSDASGSIFQISNQTTLGESEEAIIKRLGSVLQSIIEHEVNARGKLLETDGARLHDKIGRAYGILQNCHLLTSSEAMNLLSLQRLGIDLGIFPDHTRPVIDRLLIESQPGHIQHAAGTDADGARRDMLRADKLRAEFAAFAKPDFVKPDQEQETENQNRKPPASNDHNSDPI; this is encoded by the coding sequence ATGAACATCGACGCCCTTCTCGCCACACCTTCGGAACTCACGGATACCGCGAACTCCGGTTCCAAGTGCGCGATCGTGCTCATGACGCGCATCCGGCTCGCACGCAACCTCGCCCGCCACTCCTTCCCGGGCTGGGCTCGCGAGACCGACCGCGCCGATGTTCTCGGCCTCTGCCGCGAGGCGCTCGCCGCCACCGCGCCGATGAAGCGCTCGTCCATGCAGGCCGTCATCGGCGACCTCACCGAGTTGCAGAAGCAGATGCTCGTGGAGCGCCATCTCATTTCACGCGAACTCAGCGGCACGAAGGGGCCGTCCGGCGTCGTCATCAACCGGGACCAGACTTTCTCCGTCATGATCAACGAGGAGGATCACCTGCGCATCCAGATCCTCCGCTCCGGCTTCCAGCTCAAAAAAACCTGGACGGCCATCGATGCGCTCGACACCGAACTCGAGGGCCGGCTCGACTACGCCTTCGATTCCACCCTCGGCTACCTGACCGCCTGCCCGACCAATCTCGGCACCGGCCTGCGCGCTTCGGCCATGATGCACCTGCCCGCGCTCGTCATCTCGGGCCAGATGGAAAAAGTCGTCCGTGCCGTCAACCAGCTCGGCATGGCCGTGCGCGGTCTCTTCGGCGAAGGCTCCGACGCCTCCGGCAGCATTTTCCAGATTTCCAACCAGACCACACTCGGCGAGTCCGAGGAAGCCATCATCAAGCGCCTCGGCAGCGTGCTGCAGTCGATCATCGAGCACGAGGTCAACGCCCGCGGCAAACTCCTCGAGACCGACGGCGCCCGCCTCCACGACAAGATCGGCCGCGCCTACGGTATCCTGCAAAATTGCCACCTGCTCACCTCCAGCGAGGCGATGAACCTCCTCTCGCTCCAGCGGCTCGGCATTGACCTCGGCATTTTTCCGGACCACACCCGGCCCGTGATCGACCGCCTCCTTATCGAGAGCCAGCCCGGCCACATCCAGCATGCCGCCGGCACCGATGCCGATGGCGCCCGTCGCGACATGCTCCGCGCCGACAAACTGCGTGCCGAATTTGCCGCTTTCGCCAAACCGGATTTCGTAAAACCTGACCAGGAACAGGAAACGGAAAACCAGAACCGAAAGCCGCCAGCCAGCAACGATCACAACTCCGACCCGATTTAA
- a CDS encoding ATP-dependent Clp protease ATP-binding protein: MEPMNNFTPRAQQVLSLARKEADRFRHNYVGTEHILLGLIKLGQGVAVSVLQKMGLDLETVRNAVEKQVGTGQETKSQGSIPYTPRVKKVLALAGKEAKALNHSYVGTEHLLLGLLREGEGVAARVLKSLDVDIERTRSEILRELDPQFSGDGSGEAGGASSEGEQPAAAGSGSSGSGDSKKEVKTPALKAFGRDLTELARKGELDPVVGRKNEIRRVIQILCRRTKNNPVLIGEAGVGKTAIVEGLAQEIVAGVVPEILMDKKVITLDLALMVAGTKYRGQFEERIKAVMDEIRKSKNIILFIDEMHTIVGAGAAEGAMDASNIFKPALSRGELQCIGATTLNEYRKYIEKDSALDRRFQSVKVEPPSVEDTIVILKGIRGKYEDHHKAVFTDKSIEAATKLSDRYITGRFLPDKAIDVMDEAGSRARIASLNRPPEIEAIVKEIEDVCAKKEAAIAGQHFEEAARYRDAEKQLRARQEQVTEAWKKSRDEKRVTIDEDLMMHVVADWTGIPLSRMEKKDSEKLLGIEAEIQKVVIGQDVASIAIARALRRSRADLKDPRRPIGSFLFVGPTGVGKTETAKQLAVQMFGNQEALIQIDMSEYMEKFAVSRLVGSPPGYVGYEEGGQLTEAVRRRPYSVILFDEIEKAHPDVLQLLLQILEDGRLTDSLGRTVDFRNAIIIMTSNVGAQLLQRQTTMGFGASPGSFADHENMRDKVMEEAKRIFRPEFLNRISDIIFFRPLSKDDLIRIVEIEVVKFAKRLEDRKITIEFTDEAKALLIDKGYDEKFGARPLRRAVEHYLEDPLAEAILRGEVKDGEPVLVVRKDNDTLAFEQKKPSESSSDTEAGTTA, from the coding sequence ATGGAACCGATGAACAACTTCACACCCCGCGCCCAGCAGGTCCTCTCGCTCGCCCGCAAGGAAGCCGACCGCTTTCGCCACAACTATGTGGGCACGGAACACATTCTCCTCGGCCTCATCAAGCTCGGCCAGGGCGTCGCCGTCAGCGTGCTCCAGAAGATGGGGCTCGACCTTGAAACCGTGCGCAACGCCGTCGAAAAGCAGGTCGGCACCGGCCAGGAGACCAAGAGCCAGGGCAGCATCCCGTACACGCCCCGCGTGAAAAAGGTCCTCGCCCTCGCCGGCAAGGAAGCCAAGGCGCTCAACCACTCCTACGTCGGCACCGAGCACCTCCTGCTCGGCCTTCTCCGCGAAGGCGAAGGCGTGGCCGCCCGCGTCCTCAAGTCGCTCGATGTGGACATCGAGCGCACCCGCAGCGAAATCCTCCGCGAGCTCGATCCGCAGTTCTCCGGCGACGGTTCCGGCGAGGCCGGCGGCGCCTCCTCCGAAGGCGAGCAGCCCGCCGCGGCCGGTTCCGGCTCCTCGGGCAGCGGCGACAGCAAGAAGGAAGTGAAGACGCCCGCGCTCAAGGCCTTCGGCCGCGACCTCACCGAACTCGCCCGCAAGGGAGAGCTCGATCCCGTCGTCGGTCGCAAGAACGAGATCCGCCGCGTCATCCAGATCCTCTGCCGCCGCACCAAGAACAACCCCGTCCTCATCGGCGAGGCCGGCGTGGGCAAGACGGCCATTGTCGAGGGCCTCGCGCAGGAAATCGTCGCCGGCGTCGTGCCCGAAATCCTCATGGACAAGAAGGTCATCACGCTCGACCTCGCGCTCATGGTCGCCGGCACCAAGTACCGCGGCCAGTTCGAGGAGCGCATCAAGGCCGTGATGGACGAGATCCGGAAGTCGAAAAACATCATCCTCTTCATCGACGAGATGCACACGATCGTCGGCGCCGGCGCCGCCGAGGGCGCGATGGATGCCTCCAACATCTTCAAGCCCGCGCTCAGCCGCGGCGAGCTCCAGTGCATCGGCGCGACCACGCTCAACGAGTACCGCAAGTACATCGAGAAGGACAGCGCGCTCGACCGCCGCTTCCAGTCCGTGAAGGTCGAGCCGCCGTCCGTCGAGGATACGATTGTCATCCTCAAGGGAATACGCGGCAAGTACGAGGATCACCACAAGGCCGTCTTCACCGACAAGTCGATCGAGGCCGCGACCAAGCTCTCCGACCGCTACATCACCGGCCGTTTTCTGCCCGACAAGGCCATCGACGTGATGGACGAGGCCGGTTCGCGCGCCCGCATCGCGTCGCTCAACCGCCCGCCCGAGATCGAGGCCATCGTCAAGGAGATCGAGGACGTGTGTGCGAAGAAGGAAGCCGCCATCGCCGGCCAGCATTTCGAGGAAGCCGCCCGCTACCGCGACGCCGAGAAGCAGCTCCGCGCCCGCCAGGAGCAGGTCACCGAAGCCTGGAAGAAGTCGCGCGATGAAAAGCGCGTGACCATCGACGAGGACCTGATGATGCACGTCGTCGCCGACTGGACCGGCATCCCGCTCTCGCGCATGGAGAAGAAGGACAGCGAAAAGCTCCTCGGCATCGAGGCCGAGATCCAGAAGGTCGTCATCGGCCAGGATGTCGCCTCGATCGCCATCGCCCGGGCGCTCCGCCGCTCGCGTGCCGATCTCAAGGACCCGCGCCGCCCGATCGGCTCGTTCCTCTTCGTCGGTCCCACCGGCGTCGGCAAGACCGAGACTGCCAAGCAGCTCGCCGTGCAGATGTTCGGCAACCAGGAGGCGCTCATCCAGATCGACATGAGCGAGTACATGGAAAAGTTCGCCGTCTCGCGCCTTGTCGGCTCGCCTCCGGGCTACGTCGGCTACGAGGAAGGCGGCCAGCTCACCGAGGCCGTCCGCCGTCGTCCGTACTCCGTGATCCTCTTCGACGAAATCGAGAAGGCGCACCCGGACGTGTTGCAGCTCCTGTTACAGATTCTCGAAGACGGACGCCTGACCGACTCGCTCGGTCGCACGGTGGATTTCCGGAATGCGATCATCATCATGACCTCGAACGTCGGCGCGCAGCTCCTGCAGCGCCAGACGACGATGGGCTTCGGCGCCTCGCCCGGCAGTTTTGCCGATCACGAGAACATGCGCGACAAGGTGATGGAGGAGGCCAAGCGCATCTTCCGTCCCGAGTTCCTGAACCGCATTTCCGACATCATCTTCTTCCGTCCGCTTTCGAAGGACGACCTCATCAGGATCGTCGAGATCGAGGTGGTGAAGTTCGCGAAGCGGCTCGAGGACCGGAAGATCACGATCGAGTTCACCGACGAGGCGAAGGCGTTGCTCATCGACAAGGGGTACGACGAGAAGTTCGGCGCGCGTCCGCTGCGCCGGGCGGTCGAGCACTACCTTGAAGACCCGCTGGCCGAGGCGATCCTGCGCGGCGAGGTGAAGGACGGCGAGCCGGTGCTCGTGGTCCGCAAGGACAACGACACGCTGGCCTTCGAGCAGAAGAAGCCGAGCGAGAGTTCGTCCGACACCGAAGCCGGCACGACGGCGTAG